In Candida albicans SC5314 chromosome 4, complete sequence, the genomic window TAGACAAAAGTCAAAAAGTTATTGTCGTCATAGCCTTCTTGGTATATTTTAACACACAAGAGAACTACTAAACTCGATGCAAATAGTGGAAAAATAATAGTTTTTAATTCACTTCCTTCAGTAGTAGTATAGATTACATTAGATAGAAGATGGAAGAATACCagaaaaagtgaaaaagataataataGCACAGCCATAAAcgtttttaatttattgtttaatattatcaacTAAGGTTTCCTTGCTGAGAACTAATATTTGACattgtttatttgaatGTTTGTGTTATTTGAcattaaattaaaattgttttgattttgtaaaaCTTGTTGACGTCTAACTTCTTCTATTGTTAGTTCATTCCTTCATTCCTTTATTCATTCTTGCATTACCACGGGTTTTGTGATTAATAAGATAACAATAACTTCTTGGTTTAATACATTTTCTtgtcaatttgaatttgaatttgaatcgGTGTCAGTGTGTCGTCTATACTACAGttactaccaccacctaCTATTTAACACATATAAATTTCCCAATGGAAAATTCTTACTTTACTTTTTTATGGAATAACACCTTCTAATCTATCATTATTCATAGTCCTCATATGTTGTCTCATTTCAAAACTGTTTTCACTTCTTCCTCCTCGTCTTCCTCCACAGAACCAAAACTAGCTCCAAAGGGTAAAAAAGTCACGGGCAACCATAAAGATTTAATTCCATATGtgaaaaatgatatttCCATTACTAAATCACAACTCAAAAAGTATAGCACTAAAAAACAACTGATCACCAAAGTCTTACAACCAATGGACAATTATTATAACTTCGAGAAGCAAAAATTAGAACAAAAATATAGTTATAACAATCTGAATGAATTTTATGGTGAATTATTTAATCTATACAGAAAACAACTTGATGAATGTAgtgaattattagaattagctcaaaataattatacTCATTCATTATATCAACATAGTTTGGAGAATCgtaaatcatcaaatgcTTCAAGAAGTAATTCAGtattttcaagaaattcTTTACCAACCACAACTTCCTCTACTGAAGACTGCACATCacttgaaaaagaaattccaGATCATTTATTAGATCCAATATCATTTGAAATGTTTACCAATCCAGTGATTACACCAAGTGGTATAACTTATGAAAAAACTCATATTTTAGAACATTTAAAAAGACGTGGCAAATTTGATCCTATCACAAGACAAGAATTGACTGAAGATCAGTTATACCCTAATCTTACAATAAAAGAAGCAGTAGATGCATATAGAGCATCAAGTCTGTCATAACTATCCCTTCATAGAATTATAAAACATGTATACATAACATACATTTATAGGGGAAAACACCATTTAATAGAAGAGCGCTACCAACTAAACGACATCTCTCTAATCTCATCGATTGCTTAAAAATGTCGCGTGTCGTCTGTTTTCcatcaaacaaaaaatttttcttcttcttcttcttctttccaATTGAAGAGTAAATTAATCCTTTACAATCAACTATTCTTTATTCTTTACTAAGTATACCCCGctatcaatcaatcaatagaTATGAGAAATTTGATAGTTCTAAATAGAGGACTTGTATCACCTGAGTCTAGAACATATCCAGATCTACACATTATAGATTCTGTTTTCGATGTAATATCTGATTCCATTACATTTGTCTTATCATCAGAAGAATCACAAATCATTGAAGTTCAACAATTCCATAAAACAGGGAATATTTCTGTATTAGCAAGTTTCCCAATCAATtctaaattaataaattttattcattttgttgattcaaatcaattaatatttgttttctcCAATGGTGATATTGTCACAGCAAcctataataataataataataataatagtaatgaTACCAATggaattgatattgatgaaacaattattgaaattgttggatCTATTGATGTTGGGATATCTGCTGCTCTGTGGTctattgatgaagaaacaTTAGCCATTATAACtaatgaaaacaaattattattactttcTCGAGTTTTTGAACCAATTTGTGAAAAATTACTCGATTCTAGTGATATAAAAATCACTGATTCTAAACATGTTTCCGTTGGTTGGggtaaaaaagaaactcAATTTAAAGGTAAAGGTTTTAAAGCAttagaaagagaaagagaagcATTGAAACATGCTGGATTAGATGATAATGCTACTCAATTACGTGATCCAACtgttaatgaaattgaaaaagggACATTATCTCCATTTGATAATCAATCTGTACAAATCAGTTGGAGAGGTGAttgtgattttttttcagttaGTACTGTTGAACCAGTCATTGTTGAAGATACTAGAGAAATGTATGAGAGAAGAGTCATTCGAGTGTTTAATAGAGAAGGTGAATTAGATAGTGTCAATGAGGCCGTTGATGGATTGGAACATAACTTAAGTTGGAAACCTCAAGGTTCTTTAATTGCATCAACTCAAAGACATAtagacgaagaagaagaagaagaagaaaacgGTGAAGAACAAGTACTTGATTTAGTATTTTATGAAAGAAATGGATTAAGACATGGTCAATTTAATACTCGTTTAAACCCCAAAACCGAAACTATTGAAAGTCTTACTTGGTCTTCCGATAgtgaaattttattatttcaattacaTGATAGAATTCAATTATGGACCACCAAGAATTATCATTGGTatttaaaacaagaattatttgctaaagatattatttttgCTAAATTTCATCCTGAAAAACCATTAAATTTTATGATTGGAACCCCCACAGGgattcaaattgttgatttaactTATAGAATTGTTACGGGTCCAACTCATTTGGGTAATGATTCAGGTATGACTTTAGTCACTGATGGATCTACCGTTAAAATCACTCCACTTTCAATTGCTAATGTCCCACCACCAATTAGTTTCCGAgaatttgatattaatgGTAATATCAATGATTTGGCAATCAGTAAAtctaatgaaaaatatgcTGTACTTTCAAGTGAAGGAGATATTTATTTCAGtgaattatcattaaaCGATATGAAACAAGGTAAAACCCCTCAAATCAACCATAAAATATCTaaagataaatatataacTGATTCTAATGAGGTGGCTAAACAAATTGCTTTTCTTAAAGATCTgtttgttgctgttgctatAGATTCTCCATTGGGTTCACGAATAACATTATTTGAAGTCGATGATATAAATAATCCATTTGTTAATGAATCAGTTAATACCACTACCAAAACtgttttattaaaatcTAGAGCAGATTTTAATACTGtgattattgaatttgttgataacaGAGTCGTGGAATTGGATTCTACCCTTGATTGTAAAGAAATTGTCAAATTCCCTCAATTATGTCGTGATATTGAAGTTTCTTTTAAAGAAGATACTCAACAATATGAAGCTTTTGGGATTTCTCGAAATGGGaaattattttgtaatGAAAACCATGTTGTTAGTGGTGTCACATCATTAAAAATTACTGAATctcatttattattcacTACCGtacaatcaaaattatgttttattcatttaaattcaagtcaagaaaattatgaaatttttctGAATTTAaccaatgaaaatattgttgatgaaagaATTAGACAAGTGGAAAGAGGATCTATATTAATCAATGTAATGCCAACGAAATATTCTGTAGTTTTGGAAGCCCCTAGAGGTAATTTGGAAACTATATGTCCAAGAATAATAGTATTATCAGCCATTagaaaattcattaaacaaaaaaattataaagatGCATTCATTACTTGTCGTACACATAGAATTGATTTAGATATTTTACATGATTATGAACCggaattatttttcaataatgtggaaacatttattaatcaaatatcTAAAGTGGAATACTTGgatttatttgtttcttgTTTACATGAAGAAGATGCAACCGTTACTAAATATAGAGAAACAATAAATgatgctgctgctgctgctggtggtggtattaccaaagaagaagaaatcaaacGTGAAGGTGAAACTCTTCAACCAGCATTCAGGAAGAAATTCCATCACATAAAGGAAAAAGTTttcaccaatttcaatgattCCAAAGTTAATCGAATTTGTGAAGCCATATTAAATGTATTATTAAAACCagaatattttgataaatatttacaaaCGATTCTTACTGCTTATGCTTGTGAGAAACCAGCAAATTTGACTCAAGCACTCACATTAATTGGTAAAATGGATAATCAAGAACAAAGAGAAACTGCAGTGACTCATTTATGTTTCTTACAAGAtgtaaataaattatataaaacATGTTTGGGACTATATGATGTCAAATTAACTTTAGTCATTGCTCAACAATCACAAATGGATCCTAAAGAATATTTACcatttttacaaaatttgCATGTACAACcagaattgaaaagaaaatttttaatcgatgattatttgaaaaattatgaaTTAGCTTTGAAATGGTTACATGAACAAGGTGATGAAGCTcatgaagaatttgatgattatgTTGTATTACATGAATTATACAAACCAGctttgaaaatttataCCTATGATAAACCCAGAACAAATGTAATCATGGGATTGTTTGCTGAACATTTACGTGAAACTAAACAATTTGGTGAAGCTGGTGtgatatttgaatatttgattgatttggaaaatgCATTAGAATGTTATATAATGGCCAAGAAATGGAAACAAGCATTATCATTAGTTGAGAAAAGTGCTGACCTTTTGGAGAAATTATCTGATACGGCTGAAAAATTAGTTGAAACATTAACTGAAGATCATAAATATAGTGATGCTgctgaaattgaatatcaatttttggGGAATGTTGAAGCATCtatcaaattatattgTAAACAATATTGGTATGATCATGCTATATTATTAGCtgaaaaatctaaaaaaccagaattgattgaatcaATAGTTGATGTTCAAATAAATGAAGGGTTTGGAGTGATTGCTGAATTATTAGCCGATTGTAAAGGGCAAATGAATTCACAATTGAAAAGACTTCGAGAATTAAGAACTAAAAAGCAAGAAGATCCATTTTCGTTTTATGGAACTCCTGATGATTTAGATACTCCTGATAATGTATCGGTTGCTGCTTCTGAAACATCAACCACCCCATCATTTTTCACAAGATATACTGGTAAAACTGCTGGTACGGCCAAGACAGGAGCATCTAGAAGAACTgccaaaaacaaaaagagagaagaaagaaaacgTGCCAAGGGAAGAAAAGGTACTATTTATGAAGAAGAGTATCTTATTAAATCAGTTGGTCGTTTATTAGAAAGATTAGATCAAACCCAATCAGATGCGcttaaattaattgaaggACTTTTAAGAAGACATATGAAAGAACAAGCTTATCAAATACAAAAGAATTGGTgtgaattgattgattttatcaaagaaaatatCGATGAAATTCATAATATGAGTGAAAAAGATCGTGAAAGAATCGATGATAATGGTGAAATCtatttgattgatgaaattCCAAAACCTAAAGTATCAGAATTCCctaaattcaatatattaGATTATTAATCATGGAAATAAGCTAAGATAacttttatttataaatagAACCACAGAATCATCTTACTCCTTGTATAGactatatttatttatttatttatatatcaTATTCAGGAGCAAAttgtttcatcaattgttcttgttcataTTCAAGATAAAGATCACGTAACCCCACAATGGCATTTTTTATAGCATCAGTAACTGCTTTCTTTCGAGCACTAGCATAACACATATGTTTATAAGGCATATTTGTAGATTCTGCTTGTCCCAGTTGTTCTCTAAAAGTACCATCTTTCAATATTAATCGTATTTTCACTACACAAAGGGCAGAATACTTGTTTTCATCTTTATTTTCCCGTTTGGTTAAATTACAATCCAAAATTGTCGTTGACCATCcatcaaatccaaataCTTCATTAGctaaattatataatatatttcGAGAAAAATTGGTTAGATTATCTCGTGATCCAAATGATTGGAATGTATCTCTAGAATGTTGcattttttctaatttcatTTGAAGGGTACCAAATTTTCGAAGTGCCCATTCATTAATCACcgtgttgttattgttagtgccatcatcatcatcatcatcttgaTATTCCTCATCATCTAGTAAATCTGATAAATTAGGGAAAAATTTCACTGTGGATGGAAGATTagccaattcttcttcttcttcttcttcattatcatcaatatcattatcattctCTGTATCTAGATATGAGGTTGTCATAGAATTGGGTTGTTTACTtaatggtgatggtgatggtgcTTGTTAGTCGTTAAGTAAGACGCGAATTTTGGTTTGTGTTTGGgagaatgaaaaagaaaaaaaaatctgaACAGCACAGAGATCACCAACAACAGGaccatcaccatcaccaccacctacACTCTCATCAATGGagtatataaataatattttggGGCTGCTGAATCAAGTACAGCTGGTGGAGGAAGCAATTCCTACATTATGCAATCGTTTACAACATGCAACAATGTCTTCCGATAGAAGATCAGCAGTACTTGGATTGAAAAGTTTCAGTAGACAATATCGAGAAACCGTTGTTGAACATGGATTGAGACCATTAATCTCAACTTTTAGaaaagatattgataatcCTCAGATTGTGAAAGCAATATTAGAAACTTTActcattttatttattcgTGGTGAAAGTGATGAAGATTTGACTAGAGGTTGGATCTCTCAACAATCTCGGCTTCAAAATGGTAAATACCCATCACCATTACTTATGGAAGATATTTCTCTAGatcaattatcattatgGATTGCTGACGCTTTGATTCAAGACGAAGAAATCTTGCGTCTACTCATTGAAAACCTTTCTGAAACTAACGATTATCATGCCAAGTTATAcacaattcaattattggaatCATTGGCATCGAGTAGAGGATCAAGAACAAAAGATTGTTTATTGAATATCCCCACATCCATGTCAGTATTGTGTCTGTTGTTACAAGATTCAAATGAACCAGTAAGAAACGAAGCAATTCTTTTACTCATGGCTGTAGCCAACgacaatttcaatattcaaaaattggtGGCTTTTGAAAATACATTTGAAACATTATTTGACATTATAGCAGAAGAAGGAGGTATAAGAGGATCTATTTTGGTTCAAGATTGTCTCACATTAATAACCAACCTTTTACAATTTAATGCATCCAATCAAAAATTCTTCTTAGAGACACAGTGTGTTCCTAGATTAGCAAGTTTATTAGGTGAACCAGTTGATGAAACCGGTGATCCTGATATGCTAGATGAAAATGGGTTTCCTGAAATTCCACCTCCAATTGTCTGGACAGAACAAAGAATACAAAATATGATTATTGCATTAGAAATTTGTCGATTATTAGTTTCCGAGGATACAGAGTATGTGGCGCAAAATCAGgataaattatttcaatcaGGAATCCACTACATATTGCTCAAACTTGTGTTTTCTCCCTTGACAGAAAATAGTGTCAGATCAGTTGCATTACTTACCACTGGTGACACGATTTGTGGGAACCCtaatattcaatttgagTTTTCTAAAGTGGATGTCCCATATATGGATCCATCTTTACCAACACAAATCCAACCATACGATCGACCAATCCTGGTCCCACTTTCATTGCTCAATTGGTGTTTATACATAAACTCAGTACACGCTTTTGACATCAGAGTTGCTTCAGcattttgtttgaattcATATTTCAAAGATAATAAAGACTCGAAACTTGCATTTTTAAACgaccaaatcaaatcatacACTGATCCAACTTATTTCACTAGTTTACAcaaggaagaagaagaaSaagaacaacaacaacaacaacaagaaattaatgGCAACAGTGTTCCAACCCCCTTTGGAAATATATTTACAACATTGATGGATTATGACGCAGATCTTAAACTAAACCCTTACACGGCATGGTTTGCCTCCTTAATCATGGTAAACTTGTTTCTTGAGGAGCcagaaaataaagaaattgccAGAAACGTGAAAACTGGAGACGAAGAGGCTGGAGAAGAAGTAATGAACTCAATTCAAGCAATGTCTGGACTCTTGGTAACGACACTCGAATACAAGGATCAAAGAATTGCCATGGGATATTTAATGCTTTTAACGATTTGGTTATATGAGGATTTCGATGCcgttaatgattttttgaGTGATCAATCTATTGTTAAATCAATTCTAGCATTcttatcaaataattcatcTGATCAAAATGTGTTAGTACATGGGATGGCTACTATTTTATTGGGAGTTTGTTACGAATTTTCATCCAAAGATTCACCATTACCAAGATCAGATTTACATGCTTTATTGGTGAAAAGTTTAGGGAAAGACAATTACTCTTTGAAAGTTAAGCAATTTAGATCGAATCCAGTATTTGCTGATTTTGAAGAGGCACTGACTTTGACTTTTAGTCAAGATGCAACTGGTCTTCCAACGGTATACTTAACTGATGTTTATGTGAATTTGGTGAAAGACAATTTCTTAAGAATCAAAAGAGCATTGTTTCATGATCCATCATCAGAGCCTCGTGGTAAAATATCATACGAACTATTTGAGGAGTTAGATACCAAAGTTTTAAACTTGACAAAGGAATTACAAACCGAAAAGGAAAATGCCGAAAGCAAtgataaagaattgaatgaaaagaTTGAGAAACTAACTAATCTTTCCACCAAACTCGAAACAAAGCTCGAAGACAAGGAACAAGAATTGGCCAAAATCCAAGAAGATCACAAACTGCTTAATGAAAAGTTCTTGGTCACTACCAACAGTTTATCCGCCATGAAGGCNNNNNNNNNNNNNNNNNNNNNNNNNNNNNNAAAGTATCAAAAAGAACTACAAGAGGCTTTGAAAAAGGGTAACACTTCTGAAAGCACATTGAagcaattgaaagaaaaacttGATTCCACAGAACAGgccaaaaagaaattagaaGATGGTATCAATAATATGACTAGAGACTTATTCCATCTTAAAAAACTGAAGAGTGAAGCTGAAACTCAAATCAAACAACGTGAAAGAGagtttaaaaatttgacttatgaatttgaaaacactAAAAAGGATTATGAATtacaaattaataatttgaataaatcaaataatgaattcaaacagaaaataaatgaattgagTAAGAAAATCGAATCTTTGACTgaagataataaatttaatgcCAAGCAACTTGAAGAGAAGTTAAGAGATACAGAAGAAAACAATGAACATTTGATGGATAAATTGAGATCTGCATCAGTTGCATACAATGACTTGAAAAAGGCGAAATCAGAatctgaagaagaaacagtTAAAGCCAAAGAAGAGTTGGAAACACTTACCAGTAAGATTGATAATCTTGAAAAGGAATTGAAGGAACAAcaatctaaaaaaaatgaattggaaGGACAGTTACAAAATATTACTGATTCTACCAATGAAAAGTTTAAGGAATTAGAGGATGAATTGAAGAGTATCaaaaaatccaataaaGAAATCTCCTCACAAAATTCAgaattaattcaaaaattggaGAAAACTGAAAAAGATCTCCAAGcaaaagatgaagaaattgataaattgaaagctgagaccaaatcaaatattgataatctAAATTCAGAAATCTCTAGTTTACAATCGAAGTTGAAAGAAGCAGAAGAATCTCATTCAAGTACCAAAGATGAACACTCTTCACTTTCTGAAAAtctcaaaaaattgaaagaagagTATGAAAATACAAAAACTTCAATGATAGCCAAACTTTCAGCAAAGATTGAGGAGCACAAGAAGGCCactgatgaaattgaaactaaGACTAAACACATCACCGACTTACAAGAAGAACATGCAAAGCAAAAGTCACAATTTGAGAGTGAACGAAATGATATCAAGTCCAATTTAGATGAAGCCAATAAAGAATTATCAGATAATAGAGAAAAATTGTCTAATCttgaaaaagagaaaactgaattgaataataaactCAAAACACAGGAAGAAAAGATTTCTGATTTGGAAACTTCAGTGGCAATCTCTGAAGATAAGTCAAAGAGCTTGAAACACgatattgaagatttgaaGAGAGAGAAAATCAAGTTAGAAACAACATTGAAGGAAAATGAGGAAACGATGTTTGAGAAAAAGGAGCAATTGCAAGTTGTAAATGACAAATGTAAAGAGCTTGAAGCatgtttgaaaaaacttactgaaacaaaagagaaagaaattaatgatttaattagaAAATTAGAAGCAGCAAAGTCAGATCATGATACTGAGCGTAAGAAATTGTCACTATTAATTGAAGACACGAAGTCGGAGTCTGAAAAGAATGTCATCAAGTTGAATGAACAAATTGAGAAACTCAAAGGTGAAAGAGAGAAGGAAGTCAGGGATATTCAATCTCAGTTGGCAGCCAAAACTACCGATTGGGAAAAGATTAAAACTACACTTGACAAAGTtttgaaagagaaaagTGATCTAGAAAAGACTAACAAGGAATCAGTTGACActttgaagaaagaagtcgaaaacttgaagaaagaaatttcGTTGTTGGAAGATCGGAAAAAGGACGATACCACCAAATATAAAGAACTTGCTGCTCAATTAGAAACCAAAACATCAAATTTAGACTCAACCACAATGGAATTAGAAAAGACAGAGT contains:
- the RAD59 gene encoding Rad59p (Protein involved in homologous recombination and DNA breaks repair; similar to S. cerevisiae Rad59p; N-terminal similarity with Rad52p) yields the protein MTTSYLDTENDNDIDDNEEEEEEELANLPSTVKFFPNLSDLLDDEEYQDDDDDDGTNNNNTVINEWALRKFGTLQMKLEKMQHSRDTFQSFGSRDNLTNFSRNILYNLANEVFGFDGWSTTILDCNLTKRENKDENKYSALCVVKIRLILKDGTFREQSGQAESTNMPYKHMCYASARKKAVTDAIKNAIVGLRDLYLEYEQEQLMKQFAPEYDI
- a CDS encoding uncharacterized protein (Putative ubiquitin-protein ligase; role in protein ubiquitination; Spider biofilm induced), whose amino-acid sequence is MLSHFKTVFTSSSSSSSTEPKLAPKGKKVTGNHKDLIPYVKNDISITKSQLKKYSTKKQSITKVLQPMDNYYNFEKQKLEQKYSYNNSNEFYGELFNLYRKQLDECSELLELAQNNYTHSLYQHSLENRKSSNASRSNSVFSRNSLPTTTSSTEDCTSLEKEIPDHLLDPISFEMFTNPVITPSGITYEKTHILEHLKRRGKFDPITRQELTEDQLYPNLTIKEAVDAYRASSSS
- the USO1 gene encoding Uso1p (Ortholog(s) have role in ER to Golgi vesicle-mediated transport, Golgi vesicle docking, SNARE complex assembly and ER to Golgi transport vesicle membrane, Golgi membrane localization), with the protein product MEYINNILGSSNQVQSVEEAIPTLCNRLQHATMSSDRRSAVLGLKSFSRQYRETVVEHGLRPLISTFRKDIDNPQIVKAILETLLILFIRGESDEDLTRGWISQQSRLQNGKYPSPLLMEDISLDQLSLWIADALIQDEEILRLLIENLSETNDYHAKLYTIQLLESLASSRGSRTKDCLLNIPTSMSVLCSLLQDSNEPVRNEAILLLMAVANDNFNIQKLVAFENTFETLFDIIAEEGGIRGSILVQDCLTLITNLLQFNASNQKFFLETQCVPRLASLLGEPVDETGDPDMLDENGFPEIPPPIVWTEQRIQNMIIALEICRLLVSEDTEYVAQNQDKLFQSGIHYILLKLVFSPLTENSVRSVALLTTGDTICGNPNIQFEFSKVDVPYMDPSLPTQIQPYDRPISVPLSLLNWCLYINSVHAFDIRVASAFCLNSYFKDNKDSKLAFLNDQIKSYTDPTYFTSLHKEEEEZEQQQQQQEINGNSVPTPFGNIFTTLMDYDADLKLNPYTAWFASLIMVNLFLEEPENKEIARNVKTGDEEAGEEVMNSIQAMSGLLVTTLEYKDQRIAMGYLMLLTIWLYEDFDAVNDFLSDQSIVKSILAFLSNNSSDQNVLVHGMATILLGVCYEFSSKDSPLPRSDLHALLVKSLGKDNYSLKVKQFRSNPVFADFEEASTLTFSQDATGLPTVYLTDVYVNLVKDNFLRIKRALFHDPSSEPRGKISYELFEELDTKVLNLTKELQTEKENAESNDKELNEKIEKLTNLSTKLETKLEDKEQELAKIQEDHKSLNEKFLVTTNSLSAMKAXXXXXXXXXXKYQKELQEALKKGNTSESTLKQLKEKLDSTEQAKKKLEDGINNMTRDLFHLKKSKSEAETQIKQREREFKNLTYEFENTKKDYELQINNLNKSNNEFKQKINELSKKIESLTEDNKFNAKQLEEKLRDTEENNEHLMDKLRSASVAYNDLKKAKSESEEETVKAKEELETLTSKIDNLEKELKEQQSKKNELEGQLQNITDSTNEKFKELEDELKSIKKSNKEISSQNSELIQKLEKTEKDLQAKDEEIDKLKAETKSNIDNLNSEISSLQSKLKEAEESHSSTKDEHSSLSENLKKLKEEYENTKTSMIAKLSAKIEEHKKATDEIETKTKHITDLQEEHAKQKSQFESERNDIKSNLDEANKELSDNREKLSNLEKEKTELNNKLKTQEEKISDLETSVAISEDKSKSLKHDIEDLKREKIKLETTLKENEETMFEKKEQLQVVNDKCKELEACLKKLTETKEKEINDLIRKLEAAKSDHDTERKKLSLLIEDTKSESEKNVIKLNEQIEKLKGEREKEVRDIQSQLAAKTTDWEKIKTTLDKVLKEKSDLEKTNKESVDTLKKEVENLKKEISLLEDRKKDDTTKYKELAAQLETKTSNLDSTTMELEKTELELKKVRNELTEATSELTKLQDNNQSLTEEIEKTKAALTKSSKDLEVCGNQKSELQDSLKSVKSELKNFENKYNQETTSLKDEIEEKQKEIVTLQTELKDRISEVEKERAMLSENSETVIKEYSDKIKSLESKINSIKENHSKEITTHNEQKTSLKQDIAKLSQDHESAQTQLEDKENQLKELKASLEKHNTESATSIEEKNNQIKELSETIKSLKTELKTSGDALKQSQKEYKTLKTKNSDTESKLEKQLEELEKVKSDLQTADEKLKGITEREIALKSELETVKNSGLSTTSELAALTKTVKSLEKEKEELQFLSGNKSKELEDYIQKHSDISEKLKALTDELKEKTKQFDDSKKKLTELENDLTSTKKELETEKTQTSKFKNLEERKDKEIVKLNKELELLKNDNSGAKKELSEKVSKLESEIEILSKKLEDKKSVMKQHDELKEQTKEKDQELQKVTKDYSTTKSKLDELQKELDAALPFKDKFETASAKLTQSTSDLEAANKKLNTLISEKEKTEQELEKLTKQHVELEKSIDDKNADSSKINSDLEKANKKVLDFETQLEKLTKELDTNKSELQKHEKLNNEFTSLSKSHEEIKTKLDKIENEKNDLVKSHEKLNVEHKETSTKLQNVEEENKKITAKYESELKKLQDKLKNCVPKSDLDDLMLLMSDLDEKNKAYKSRLKKLGDEVSSDEESEEEESEDDDE
- a CDS encoding Elongator subunit (Subunit of Elongator complex; required for modification of wobble nucleosides in tRNA in S. cerevisiae; Hap43-induced gene) yields the protein MGLFAEHLRETKQFGEAGVIFEYLIDLENALECYIMAKKWKQALSLVEKSADLLEKLSDTAEKLVETLTEDHKYSDAAEIEYQFLGNVEASIKLYCKQYWYDHAILLAEKSKKPELIESIVDVQINEGFGVIAELLADCKGQMNSQLKRLRELRTKKQEDPFSFYGTPDDLDTPDNVSVAASETSTTPSFFTRYTGKTAGTAKTGASRRTAKNKKREERKRAKGRKGTIYEEEYLIKSVGRLLERLDQTQSDALKLIEGLLRRHMKEQAYQIQKNWCELIDFIKENIDEIHNMSEKDRERIDDNGEIYLIDEIPKPKVSEFPKFNILDY